CGGTTTTGCCGTCGTCGGGCTCGGCTGCCAATCTGAAGGCCTTGCGCGCCGGTGCCGTGGACATGGCCTTGGTCCAGGCCCAGGCGGCTCAGGCGGCGCAGGCCGGAATCGGGCCGTTCAAGGAGGCGGGGGCTTTTTCCGAATTGCGCGCGGTCATGAGCCTGCACGGCGAATCGGTGCTGGTGCTGGCGCGCCAGGGCGCAGGCATCGAAAATATATCCGATCTCAAAGGCAAGCGCGTCAATCTGGGCCGGCCCGGCTCGTTCCAGCGGGCCATGGCCGAGGCGGTGCTGGAAGCCGTCGGCCTGTCCGAGGGCGATTTGGCCCCGGCGGTGGAGCTGGAATTGTCCGAGCAATCGCCGGAGCTGTGCGAGGGCAATGTGGATGCCGCCTTCTATGCCGGTGTTCACCCCATGCCCGAGGCGGAAATGGCCGTCAACGAATGCGACGCCCAGCCGGTGGCGATCAAGGCCAAGACCTTGGACGCTTATGTGAAGGCTCATAACTGGATCACCCGGTCCAGTATCCGCAAAGGCGCTTATGACGGGTTGAAGGATGATGTCGCCAGCCTGCAGGTGCGCGCCCTGCTGGTCGCCACCACGCGGACCGATGCCGATACGGTGCAGCGCTGGCTCAAGGCGTTCCATGGCAATTTCAGCGCGCTGACCCATCTGCACCCGGTGCTGCGCGGCCTGGGCAAGGGTGAAACCGCCAAGGACGGCATTTCCATTCCCCTGCATGATGGTGCCGACAAGTTTTATGGTGAGACGGGGTTGAAGTGACCGGGGCGCTGACCGTCCTTGAGGACAGTCTGCGCCGAGACGGCTTGTCGCCGCTGGATCTGCTGGGCGACGGGGCGGGGGTGGTCCCCTTCGCCCATTATCCCGATGGCGATCTTTACGACCGGGTGACGCGGTCGCAGGCTTATTTCCATGTTCATGCCGCCGGTATGGCGGGGCATTTTCATCTGTTCCTGCGCCCCGGCGGCATGCCGCCGGGTATGGTCGCCCTGGCCGGACCGACCGACGCCCCTGCTCATCTGGGGGCGATCGCGTTGGACGACCAAGGCTGGCCGGTGGCGGTGTTTGCCACCAACCGGTGGGTGACCGGTGAAGCCTGGTATGGGGGGGCCGACATCATCCGCATGCTGCCGTGCTTCCGCCTGGACCTGCCGGCCCCTTTTGCCCGCCTGGGGCAATGGTTGACCGCTTTCGTCGCCACCCATGGCGACGTTCTGGCCCGGTTGGCATTGCTGCGGGAGCGGGAACTGGGTGATGGCGGCATGGACGACGAAAGCCTGGAGGTTCTGGCCCGTCTGTCCCTGGTATGAAAAACGCCGCCGCCCGGTGGGGCGGCGGCGCAGGCTTTCAAAGCATATCCGCAGGGTGCGGATTACTTCTTCAGACCCTTGACGTAAGCCACGACGGCCTTCAGGTCGTCGGGGTTCTTGATGCCGGCGAACACCATCTTGTTGCCCGGGATGGTGCCCTTGGGGTCGGCCAGGTACTTGGACAGGTTGGCTTCGTCCCAGGTCAGACCCGAGGCCTTGTGGGCGTCGGAATACTTGAATTCCGGATAGTTGGTGCCAGCCTTGGTGCCGAACACGCCGGCGAGGGAGGGGCCGACGCCATGCTTGCCGGCTTCCACCTTGTGGCAGGCCTTGCAGGCATTGAAGCCCTTGGGGGCTTCCTGGGCGTTGGCGGCGACGGGGGCCAGCAGCAAAGCGGCAACGGCCAGACCGAGCATCTTCTTCATCATCATCTCCCAATTGCTTGTTCAGCGAGTTATGAACCTAACGCCATATCCTAAGGCAGAGGCCCGGTCCGGCCTGAAGGCCGATCCAGTAATCAGGGTAGAAAAACTTCTTGGCGGAAATTAGGCATTTCGCGTCGGCTAAAATGGCGCGCGGCCTTGGCGAATATCTGGTTCCTCCCTGAGACCCATCCTTGGGTGCGTCGGGCGCGCATTATCATTCACATTGATGCGAACTTCAACCGCTTGCGGTTCCTTCTTGGGCGGGAAAAGGCTAATAAATTCGCATGATCAGCCTGCCCATCGATTCCGTCCTGCCTGAAATCGTCCGCGCCTTGGACCGTGCTTCCGGTTTGGTGCTGCAAGCACCGCCCGGTGCCGGCAAGACCACCCGCGTGCCGCTGGCGCTTTTGTCCCAGCCCTGGCTGGCCGGTCTGCGCATCATCATGCTGGAGCCGCGCCGGCTGGCAGCGCGGGCCGCCGCCGCCCGCATGGCCGAATCCCTGGGCGAGGCCGTGGGCGAGACGGTGGGCTATCGTATCCGTCTGGACAGCAAGGTCAGCAATGCCACCCGTATCGAGGTGGTGACCGAAGGCATCCTGACCCGCATGTTGCAGGACGATCCGTCCCTGCCCGGCGTGGGGCTGGTGATCTTCGACGAATTCCATGAACGTTCGCTCAACGCCGATCTCGGGCTGGCCCTGTGCCTGGAAAGCCAGGGTGCCTTGCGTGACGATCTCAAGCTTTTGGTGATGTCGGCTACCTTGGACGGTGCTCCGGTGGCGGCGTTGATGGGCAATGTGCCGCTGGTCACCAGTGAGGGCCGCGCCCATGCGGTGGAAACCCGTTTCCTCACCCGGCCCGAGCCGCGCCGCTTCGTCGATGCCATGGCCGCCGCCATCCGTCAGGCCTTGGCCCAATCCGAAGGCGACGTTCTCGCCTTTCTGCCCGGCTCGGGGGAAATCCGCCGGGTGTTGGTGGCGCTGGGGGACTGCGCCGCCCAGGTGTTGCCGCTTTACGGCGATCTGTCCCAGGCCGACCAGGATCGCGCTATCCGTCCGTTGCCCGACGGTCGGCGCAAGGTGGTGCTGGCCACCTCGATTGCCGAAACCTCGTTGACCATCGACGGCGTGCGGGTGGTGGTGGATGGCGGCCAGATGCGGCTGCCGCGTTTCGACCCCAGTTCGGGCATGACCCGGCTGGTCACCGTGGCGGTCAGCCGCGCCTCCGCCGACCAGCGCCGGGGCCGTGCCGGACGACAGGCGCCGGGGATGTGCTGGCGGCTGTGGTCGGAAGCCGAGGACCGGGCGCTGGCGGGCTTTTCGCCGCCGGAAATCCAGGATGCCGACTTGGCCCCCCTGGCCTTGGACTTGGCGCAATGGGGTATCCGCGACGCCAACCAACTGGCCTGGCTGGATCCGCCGCCCGCCGCCGCCCTGACCCAGGCGCGCGAATTGTTGACCGAGTTGGGGGCGTTGGACCAAGACGGTGGCCTGACCGCCCATGGCCGGGCCATGAACCGGCTGTCCATGCATCCGCGTCTGGCCCATATGGTGCTGCGGGCTCGGGATATGGGCGTCGCCGGTCTGGCCTGCGACATTGCCGCCCTGTTGTCGGAACGTG
This is a stretch of genomic DNA from Magnetospirillum gryphiswaldense MSR-1 v2. It encodes these proteins:
- a CDS encoding DUF6969 family protein, with the translated sequence MTGALTVLEDSLRRDGLSPLDLLGDGAGVVPFAHYPDGDLYDRVTRSQAYFHVHAAGMAGHFHLFLRPGGMPPGMVALAGPTDAPAHLGAIALDDQGWPVAVFATNRWVTGEAWYGGADIIRMLPCFRLDLPAPFARLGQWLTAFVATHGDVLARLALLRERELGDGGMDDESLEVLARLSLV
- a CDS encoding c-type cytochrome encodes the protein MKKMLGLAVAALLLAPVAANAQEAPKGFNACKACHKVEAGKHGVGPSLAGVFGTKAGTNYPEFKYSDAHKASGLTWDEANLSKYLADPKGTIPGNKMVFAGIKNPDDLKAVVAYVKGLKK
- a CDS encoding TAXI family TRAP transporter solute-binding subunit, whose product is MGRLLAACILAASAFASFSAQAQAPAPSITVPNPAPSAAPTPVSRPLLIGSGEVTGFYYPAAGALCRVLNKEAGGAPACAVLPSSGSAANLKALRAGAVDMALVQAQAAQAAQAGIGPFKEAGAFSELRAVMSLHGESVLVLARQGAGIENISDLKGKRVNLGRPGSFQRAMAEAVLEAVGLSEGDLAPAVELELSEQSPELCEGNVDAAFYAGVHPMPEAEMAVNECDAQPVAIKAKTLDAYVKAHNWITRSSIRKGAYDGLKDDVASLQVRALLVATTRTDADTVQRWLKAFHGNFSALTHLHPVLRGLGKGETAKDGISIPLHDGADKFYGETGLK
- the hrpB gene encoding ATP-dependent helicase HrpB; its protein translation is MISLPIDSVLPEIVRALDRASGLVLQAPPGAGKTTRVPLALLSQPWLAGLRIIMLEPRRLAARAAAARMAESLGEAVGETVGYRIRLDSKVSNATRIEVVTEGILTRMLQDDPSLPGVGLVIFDEFHERSLNADLGLALCLESQGALRDDLKLLVMSATLDGAPVAALMGNVPLVTSEGRAHAVETRFLTRPEPRRFVDAMAAAIRQALAQSEGDVLAFLPGSGEIRRVLVALGDCAAQVLPLYGDLSQADQDRAIRPLPDGRRKVVLATSIAETSLTIDGVRVVVDGGQMRLPRFDPSSGMTRLVTVAVSRASADQRRGRAGRQAPGMCWRLWSEAEDRALAGFSPPEIQDADLAPLALDLAQWGIRDANQLAWLDPPPAAALTQARELLTELGALDQDGGLTAHGRAMNRLSMHPRLAHMVLRARDMGVAGLACDIAALLSERDVLRAERGGRDGDIRLRLDALRGGDGLDPRHGQGVDRGALARVRQSAKDWRRRLGLRMGEQDGDARECGVLLAFAYPDRIAKRRPGGEPRYALSGGRGAFFQDHEPLAAQDWLVAVELDGDKREARIFLAAALTRADIDAHFAESIRIEDKVGWDRRDEVVTAARRTCLFALTLEERRLDKVAPDALAAAMAEGVRQMGLACLPWTDELQKFRRRLAFLRRHDAEGGWPDLSDQALLDTLDQWLLPYLTGITRRAHLQKLDLNAALRGLLDWQAGKRLDEMAPTHISVPSGSRVPIDYDGDEPVLAVRLQEMFGCAETPRIAGDRVPVLMHLLSPARRPVQVTRDLASFWANAYHAVKADLKGQYPKHWWPDDPMQAEPTARAKPRR